The proteins below are encoded in one region of Campylobacter helveticus:
- a CDS encoding branched-chain amino acid ABC transporter permease — protein MMSRAKNSHLIFLFLALAFIFISPQIFSDYGMSIVNQIAIFVILAVSYNLINGVTGQFSLEPNGFVAVGAYVAALVLLSTEAKEEQFFYVGINPFILALHSPSFIVALIAAGLCACLLSFILSFAVFRVRGDYLAIVTLGFGIIIKLLALSFPTFTNGSRGINEIPAYSNIYWTGGIAIIAVVLILNIIYSKYGRAMKAIRDDEDAASAMGINTFWIKTLAFGTSAFLEGVGGGLLACLLTTVSPEQFDFLLTFQLLIIIVLGGLGSTSGAILGSILVIGGAEWLRFLDEFKIQVELFGTEVQTGHGLRMVVFSLILILVMLFARKGIMGDKELTEVFKSLQKRFRGREK, from the coding sequence ATGATGAGTAGAGCAAAAAATTCGCATTTGATATTTTTATTTTTAGCACTTGCTTTTATTTTTATTTCTCCTCAAATTTTTAGCGATTATGGTATGAGTATTGTTAATCAAATCGCTATTTTTGTGATATTAGCAGTTAGTTATAATTTGATTAATGGCGTTACAGGGCAGTTCTCTTTAGAGCCAAATGGTTTTGTGGCTGTGGGGGCTTATGTCGCAGCTTTAGTGCTTTTAAGCACGGAGGCGAAAGAAGAGCAGTTTTTTTACGTTGGGATTAATCCTTTCATTTTGGCTTTACACTCTCCAAGCTTTATTGTTGCTTTGATAGCGGCTGGTTTATGTGCCTGTTTGCTTTCTTTTATTCTTTCTTTTGCAGTTTTTCGTGTGAGGGGAGATTATTTGGCTATTGTAACACTTGGTTTTGGGATTATTATCAAGCTTTTAGCTTTGAGTTTTCCCACTTTTACAAATGGCTCAAGAGGGATTAACGAAATTCCAGCTTATTCTAATATTTATTGGACTGGCGGTATTGCTATTATTGCTGTGGTGCTTATTTTAAATATAATCTATTCTAAATACGGACGCGCGATGAAAGCCATAAGAGATGATGAAGATGCTGCAAGCGCTATGGGAATCAATACTTTTTGGATTAAAACTCTTGCCTTTGGGACTTCAGCGTTCTTAGAGGGCGTTGGTGGAGGACTTTTAGCTTGTCTTTTAACGACGGTTTCACCAGAGCAATTTGACTTTTTACTTACCTTTCAACTTCTTATTATCATCGTTTTGGGGGGTCTTGGTTCAACTTCTGGGGCGATTTTGGGTTCTATTTTGGTCATTGGTGGAGCTGAATGGTTAAGATTTTTAGATGAGTTTAAAATTCAAGTGGAGCTGTTTGGAACGGAAGTGCAAACAGGACACGGACTTAGAATGGTCGTTTTCTCTCTTATCCTTATACTGGTAATGTTATTTGCAAGAAAAGGGATTATGGGCGATAAAGAATTGACGGAAGTCTTTAAATCCCTACAAAAGCGTTTTAGGGGGAGGGAAAAATGA
- a CDS encoding branched-chain amino acid ABC transporter permease → MDSTLFLQQLVNGFSLGSMYALIAVGYTMVYGVLRLINFAHGDIMMVSAYAALFCITSLNVPFLGALSLAMIFAMVVGIATDRIAYKPLRKAPRISLLITAIGISFFLQNLFNMLFTSTPKAFIPPAYFEELISVGGVSMTFGSLLVPLITFIIVIIVLLILYKSKYGIAIRALAFDVQTVNLMGIDANRIIAIVFALGSALAAVGGVFWASMYYSITPTMGTLIGLKAFAAAVLGGIGSVVGAVIGGLIIGLTEVVAVAFFPELSGFKDAFAFIFLVFILLFKPTGILGINFEKSRF, encoded by the coding sequence ATGGATTCGACTTTATTTTTACAACAACTTGTGAATGGTTTTAGTCTCGGTAGTATGTATGCGCTTATTGCTGTGGGCTATACTATGGTTTATGGTGTTTTAAGATTGATTAATTTTGCTCACGGCGATATTATGATGGTGAGTGCATATGCGGCACTTTTTTGTATCACTAGCCTTAATGTGCCTTTTTTGGGAGCACTTTCTTTAGCTATGATTTTTGCTATGGTTGTGGGGATTGCTACAGATAGGATAGCCTATAAGCCTTTGCGAAAAGCTCCTAGAATTTCTTTGCTCATTACCGCGATAGGGATTAGCTTTTTCTTACAAAATCTTTTCAATATGCTTTTTACTTCAACTCCAAAGGCTTTTATACCACCAGCTTATTTTGAAGAGCTTATTAGTGTGGGGGGAGTGAGTATGACTTTTGGTAGTTTGCTTGTGCCTTTAATTACTTTTATCATTGTTATAATTGTGCTTTTAATTCTATATAAAAGTAAGTATGGTATCGCAATTCGCGCTTTGGCTTTTGATGTGCAAACTGTAAATTTGATGGGCATTGATGCAAATCGCATTATTGCGATAGTTTTTGCATTGGGTTCTGCTCTGGCTGCTGTAGGTGGGGTGTTTTGGGCGAGTATGTATTATTCCATTACGCCTACTATGGGCACATTGATAGGACTTAAAGCTTTTGCCGCTGCAGTTTTGGGCGGTATAGGTTCTGTGGTAGGTGCTGTTATAGGGGGGTTAATTATAGGACTTACTGAGGTTGTTGCTGTGGCGTTTTTTCCGGAACTTTCTGGTTTTAAAGATGCTTTTGCTTTTATTTTCTTGGTGTTTATTTTGTTATTTAAGCCTACGGGAATTTTAGGCATTAACTTTGAAAAAAGTAGGTTTTGA
- a CDS encoding ABC transporter substrate-binding protein, with protein sequence MKRSLVLISCLVATLSAKEIQIGVVLPLTGTTAAYGQSALEGIKLANSLQANLQNGDKVNLVVIDTKGDKLESSSAANRLVSQDKVVGLIGEMTTANTLQVMRVAEENKIPLIAPAATGDRLLDKKTYSSRVCFMDSFQGASLARYAFENLNYKNAVVVLDQSTDYSLGLARAFEKEFSAKGGKILKSLRVNSGDKDFKAIIAQIKGLNPEFIFLPLYYSEASLFVRQARNAGLSTPMASADGVADKSFIELAGSASEGYIFTDSFDFNNPTTKLSKEFIASYEKIKHTKEVPNFTAMGADAYFVMFNALNACVDNLTSVCVNEKIHQTTNFEGVTGVISIDKTGNATRSVVLKEIKNQKQVFKDVINP encoded by the coding sequence ATGAAGAGGAGTTTAGTTTTAATTAGTTGCTTAGTAGCAACTTTAAGCGCTAAAGAAATTCAAATAGGTGTCGTATTGCCTCTAACGGGAACAACGGCAGCTTATGGTCAAAGTGCTTTAGAGGGGATTAAATTGGCTAATTCTTTGCAGGCAAATTTACAAAATGGTGATAAAGTCAATCTCGTGGTAATTGATACCAAGGGTGATAAATTAGAGTCATCAAGTGCGGCAAATCGTCTTGTCTCTCAAGATAAGGTTGTGGGGTTAATAGGCGAGATGACGACGGCGAACACCTTACAAGTAATGCGTGTAGCCGAAGAAAATAAAATTCCATTGATTGCCCCAGCTGCCACAGGAGATAGACTTTTAGATAAGAAAACTTACTCCTCTAGGGTGTGTTTTATGGACAGCTTTCAGGGTGCTTCTTTGGCAAGATATGCTTTTGAAAATTTAAATTATAAAAACGCTGTGGTGGTTTTGGACCAAAGCACAGATTATTCTTTAGGTTTGGCTAGGGCTTTTGAGAAAGAATTTAGTGCCAAAGGTGGTAAAATTTTAAAAAGCTTGAGGGTAAATTCTGGGGATAAAGACTTTAAGGCTATTATTGCACAGATTAAGGGTTTAAACCCTGAGTTTATATTCTTGCCACTTTATTATAGTGAGGCGTCTTTATTTGTGCGTCAGGCGAGAAATGCGGGGCTTTCTACACCTATGGCTTCTGCTGATGGCGTTGCGGATAAGAGTTTTATAGAGTTGGCTGGAAGTGCAAGTGAGGGATATATTTTTACCGATAGTTTTGATTTTAATAATCCTACTACGAAGCTTAGCAAAGAATTTATTGCAAGTTATGAAAAAATTAAACACACGAAAGAAGTGCCAAATTTCACAGCTATGGGAGCGGATGCATATTTTGTAATGTTTAATGCCCTTAATGCTTGTGTAGATAATCTAACTTCTGTTTGTGTCAATGAAAAAATTCATCAAACAACTAATTTTGAGGGCGTAACTGGCGTGATTAGTATCGATAAAACAGGTAATGCAACGCGTTCGGTTGTGCTTAAAGAGATTAAAAACCAAAAGCAGGTTTTTAAAGATGTTATTAACCCTTAA
- a CDS encoding ABC transporter substrate-binding protein, with the protein MKKSIVALTSLALTSFLYAKDVNVGVVLPLTGAFAAYGQDVFAGVELANKLNPTLSNGDKVNLIVIDNKGDKLETSSGVNRLISQNGVLGIIGAATTPNTIQAISIVEDKKVPLIAPVASGDRLLDKKKYASRVCFKDSFQGDKFANFVTKDLKLLNAVLIIDQSNVYSLGLAKAFEESFTANGGKVLKKLMINSGDKDFRAVISQLKALNADFVYMPIYHPEAALIARQARQMGFNKLLAAGDGVNNQTFIELGGNAVEGVIFTDSFDSNNPSTKLAKDFIASYEKAKGVKELPAFSAMGADAYYVMLNAMNACINNLSAECVNEKIHQTTNFEGVGGLISIDSSGNATRSVVIKEIKNQKQVYKTIINP; encoded by the coding sequence ATGAAAAAAAGTATTGTAGCTTTGACGAGTTTAGCTCTAACGAGCTTTTTGTATGCAAAAGATGTTAATGTTGGGGTTGTTTTGCCTTTGACTGGAGCGTTTGCAGCTTATGGTCAGGATGTTTTTGCTGGAGTAGAATTGGCAAATAAATTAAATCCAACTCTTTCAAATGGCGATAAAGTAAATCTTATTGTGATTGATAATAAGGGCGATAAGCTAGAAACTTCAAGCGGGGTTAATCGTCTCATTTCTCAAAATGGTGTTTTGGGGATTATAGGAGCGGCTACAACGCCTAATACAATTCAAGCCATTTCCATAGTGGAGGACAAAAAAGTTCCCCTTATTGCTCCGGTTGCTTCTGGGGATAGACTTTTAGATAAAAAAAAGTATGCTAGTAGGGTTTGCTTTAAAGATAGCTTTCAAGGTGATAAATTTGCAAATTTTGTAACTAAAGATTTGAAGCTCTTAAATGCCGTTCTTATCATAGACCAGAGCAATGTTTATTCCCTAGGGCTTGCTAAGGCTTTTGAGGAAAGCTTTACAGCAAATGGCGGTAAGGTGCTTAAAAAATTGATGATAAATTCTGGCGATAAAGATTTTAGAGCTGTTATTTCTCAGCTTAAGGCTTTAAATGCGGATTTTGTTTATATGCCTATTTATCATCCAGAGGCAGCTCTTATCGCAAGACAAGCAAGACAAATGGGCTTTAATAAGCTCTTGGCTGCGGGAGATGGGGTCAATAATCAAACTTTTATCGAACTTGGTGGCAATGCCGTGGAGGGTGTGATTTTCACAGATAGTTTTGATTCTAATAATCCTAGCACGAAATTGGCTAAAGATTTCATTGCAAGTTACGAAAAAGCTAAGGGAGTCAAAGAGCTTCCAGCTTTTTCTGCTATGGGGGCAGATGCGTATTATGTAATGCTTAATGCTATGAATGCTTGTATTAATAATTTAAGTGCTGAATGCGTCAATGAAAAAATTCATCAAACAACTAATTTTGAGGGAGTTGGCGGACTTATTAGCATAGATTCTAGTGGTAATGCAACGCGTTCTGTTGTAATAAAAGAGATTAAAAATCAAAAACAAGTTTATAAAACCATTATTAATCCATAG
- a CDS encoding c-type cytochrome yields MAKFVFLISIFIVGLFGVNLKSFFTYTFDAGKTYDMQKARDLYFQKKCQTCHGDNGERKISGKALKDMKPEDIKYSLINFTLEGGNSVNMAVHSRNLSHAEIDEIIAYIKGEDFAVELQVKDLLEEEPPQKTKHGIFIK; encoded by the coding sequence ATGGCGAAATTTGTATTTTTAATTTCTATTTTTATTGTCGGTCTTTTTGGGGTTAATTTAAAATCTTTTTTTACCTATACCTTTGATGCGGGTAAAACTTATGATATGCAAAAAGCTAGAGATTTGTATTTTCAAAAAAAGTGTCAAACTTGCCACGGCGATAATGGTGAAAGAAAAATTTCAGGGAAGGCTTTAAAAGATATGAAGCCAGAAGATATCAAATATTCTTTAATTAACTTCACCTTAGAGGGAGGAAATTCTGTCAATATGGCTGTGCATTCTAGAAATCTAAGCCATGCTGAAATTGATGAAATTATTGCTTATATCAAAGGCGAAGATTTTGCGGTGGAATTGCAAGTGAAAGATTTACTTGAAGAAGAGCCGCCGCAAAAAACTAAGCATGGAATTTTTATTAAGTAA
- a CDS encoding mini-MOMP protein: MRKFALICVFLSSNILVSSAAPLDEVFKDVEVSGTVRYRYESSSAKLKSKNSKSSTKTRTDITIQ; this comes from the coding sequence ATGAGGAAATTTGCTCTTATTTGTGTATTTTTAAGCTCAAATATTTTAGTTTCTAGTGCAGCTCCTCTTGATGAAGTCTTTAAAGATGTGGAAGTTTCAGGCACGGTGCGTTATAGATATGAAAGCTCAAGCGCAAAGCTAAAGAGTAAAAATTCAAAGTCTAGCACCAAAACACGCACAGATATTACGATCCAATAA
- a CDS encoding YqhA family protein: MLEKMFEGLLIKSRIVTILPVIFGLVGAFVLFFIASYDVLKVIFFTYQYFFASGVEIDLHEDVVGLIIGAVDLYLMALVLFIFSFGVYELFISEIEEFKQTKQSKVLEVHSLDQLKDKLAKVIIMVLVVNFFQRVLQMKFATPVDMAYLAGSILALCVGLYFLHKGGH; this comes from the coding sequence ATGTTGGAAAAGATGTTTGAAGGCTTATTGATAAAAAGTCGTATTGTTACGATTTTGCCTGTTATTTTTGGACTTGTTGGGGCTTTTGTGTTGTTTTTCATTGCGAGTTATGATGTATTAAAAGTGATTTTTTTCACTTATCAATATTTCTTTGCTTCGGGCGTTGAGATTGACTTGCACGAAGATGTTGTAGGGCTGATTATTGGGGCTGTGGATTTATATTTGATGGCTTTGGTTTTATTTATCTTTTCCTTTGGAGTGTATGAACTTTTCATTAGTGAGATAGAGGAATTTAAGCAAACTAAGCAAAGCAAAGTTTTAGAGGTGCATAGTTTAGACCAGCTTAAGGACAAGCTTGCAAAAGTGATTATTATGGTTTTGGTGGTGAATTTTTTTCAGCGTGTTTTACAGATGAAATTTGCGACTCCTGTGGATATGGCTTATTTGGCGGGTTCTATTTTAGCTCTTTGTGTGGGACTTTATTTTTTACATAAGGGTGGGCATTGA
- a CDS encoding aspartate-semialdehyde dehydrogenase — MKKQKIAIVGATGAVGEELLNVLDELKFPVESILPLASAKSAGSEVEFQGKFYKVKELTEEVFRQNPVDIAFFSAGGSISAKYAKFAVESGAVVIDNTSHFRMDKDVPLVVPECNAEDIKLWKKTGIIANPNCSTIQMVHILKPLDEVFKLKRVDVATYQAASGAGKEGMAELVEGLQSFFAFKLDEFKSSTFPYTLALNLIPQIDEFTDNGYTKEELKMVNETQKILHKNLEISATCVRVGVLRSHSEALSLHFEKEVDVKKAREILKKAPSVVVIDDVANKKYPMPLFTSDTNETYVGRIRKDISRDNVLHLWCVADQIRVGAATNAVRIAQKWLELRGK; from the coding sequence ATGAAAAAACAAAAAATAGCTATAGTGGGTGCAACAGGTGCTGTGGGTGAGGAACTTTTAAATGTTTTAGATGAGCTTAAATTTCCAGTGGAGAGCATTTTGCCTTTGGCAAGTGCGAAAAGTGCTGGGAGTGAGGTTGAATTTCAGGGGAAATTTTATAAAGTAAAAGAGCTAACCGAAGAAGTTTTTAGGCAAAATCCTGTGGATATCGCTTTTTTCAGTGCTGGAGGGAGCATTTCGGCAAAGTATGCAAAATTTGCCGTAGAATCCGGTGCTGTGGTTATAGACAACACGAGCCATTTTAGAATGGATAAAGATGTGCCTTTGGTTGTTCCTGAGTGCAATGCGGAAGATATTAAGCTTTGGAAAAAAACAGGCATCATTGCGAATCCAAATTGTTCTACCATACAAATGGTGCATATTTTAAAGCCTTTAGATGAAGTTTTTAAGCTTAAAAGAGTCGATGTGGCGACTTATCAGGCGGCAAGTGGGGCTGGCAAAGAGGGTATGGCTGAGCTTGTGGAAGGGCTTCAAAGCTTTTTTGCTTTTAAACTTGATGAATTTAAGTCTAGCACTTTCCCCTACACCTTAGCACTCAATTTAATCCCGCAAATCGATGAATTTACGGACAATGGCTACACAAAAGAAGAGCTTAAAATGGTCAATGAAACGCAAAAAATCTTACATAAAAACCTAGAAATTTCGGCTACTTGTGTGCGTGTGGGAGTGCTTAGAAGTCATAGTGAGGCTTTGAGTTTGCATTTTGAAAAAGAAGTTGATGTGAAAAAGGCTAGAGAAATTCTTAAAAAAGCTCCAAGTGTCGTAGTTATTGATGATGTGGCTAATAAAAAATATCCTATGCCACTTTTTACTAGTGATACAAATGAAACCTATGTGGGGAGAATTCGTAAAGATATTAGTCGTGATAATGTTTTACACTTATGGTGTGTGGCGGATCAAATTCGCGTAGGAGCAGCGACAAATGCTGTAAGAATCGCACAAAAATGGCTTGAGTTAAGGGGAAAATGA
- a CDS encoding sigma-54-dependent transcriptional regulator — protein sequence MNLVIVEDDINMRKSLEIALAEYEEFKIKSYKSATEALRKLSDDTDLIITDINMPGLDGLEFVKACENKYDFIIITGNATLNRAIEAVRLGVKDFLTKPFDVNTLVQAIKRAKIIREKTSDKKSIKKENDSNDEFFATSAKLEATLKLSEKAAKTDASVMFFGESGVGKELFSRHIHKNSKRAEKPFVAINMAAIPTNLIESELFGFEKGAFTDANATKIGLFEMANEGTLFLDEIGEMPYEIQAKLLRALQEKEITRLGSTKAIKIDVRIISATNADLEHKIKNGEFRSDLYYRLNTLPIQIPPLRERKEEILGIANKVLLDTCKEYGLNDKQLGKEAQNALLEYEFPGNIRELISIVQRACILSEEDTISKEDLFLEARSAKKELKNLEKELLEESLKNMDYDVEKTAEFLGMELKSLKEKMKKYHIKG from the coding sequence ATGAATTTGGTTATAGTTGAAGATGATATTAATATGCGAAAATCTTTAGAAATCGCTTTAGCAGAATATGAAGAATTTAAAATCAAGTCTTATAAATCTGCCACTGAAGCTTTAAGAAAACTGAGTGATGATACAGATTTGATTATCACAGATATTAATATGCCCGGACTTGATGGATTAGAATTTGTTAAGGCGTGTGAGAATAAATATGATTTTATCATCATCACAGGTAATGCCACGCTTAACCGCGCCATCGAAGCCGTGCGTTTGGGGGTGAAAGATTTTTTAACCAAGCCTTTTGATGTGAATACCTTAGTTCAGGCGATTAAAAGAGCGAAAATCATACGCGAAAAAACAAGCGATAAAAAAAGCATAAAAAAAGAAAATGACTCAAATGATGAATTTTTTGCCACTTCGGCTAAATTAGAAGCGACTTTAAAATTAAGCGAAAAAGCGGCAAAAACAGATGCTTCTGTGATGTTTTTTGGTGAAAGTGGAGTGGGGAAAGAGCTTTTTTCAAGACATATACATAAAAATAGCAAAAGGGCAGAAAAGCCTTTTGTGGCGATTAATATGGCGGCTATTCCTACAAATTTGATTGAAAGTGAGCTTTTTGGTTTTGAAAAGGGAGCTTTTACAGATGCAAATGCCACGAAAATAGGACTTTTTGAAATGGCAAATGAGGGGACGCTTTTTTTAGATGAGATTGGCGAGATGCCCTATGAAATTCAAGCTAAACTTTTAAGAGCTTTGCAAGAAAAAGAAATTACGCGTCTTGGAAGCACGAAGGCGATTAAAATCGATGTGAGAATTATTAGTGCGACAAATGCAGATTTGGAGCATAAAATTAAAAATGGTGAATTTAGAAGTGACCTTTATTATCGCTTAAATACTTTACCAATACAAATTCCTCCTTTAAGAGAGCGTAAAGAAGAAATTTTGGGTATAGCGAATAAAGTTTTATTGGATACTTGTAAAGAATATGGACTTAATGACAAGCAGTTGGGAAAAGAAGCGCAAAATGCTTTGCTAGAATATGAATTTCCGGGGAACATTAGAGAGCTTATTTCCATAGTGCAAAGAGCGTGTATTTTGAGTGAGGAAGATACGATTTCAAAGGAAGATTTATTTTTAGAGGCTAGAAGTGCAAAAAAAGAATTAAAAAATTTAGAAAAAGAACTTTTAGAAGAAAGCCTTAAGAATATGGACTATGATGTAGAAAAAACGGCAGAATTTTTAGGTATGGAGCTTAAGAGTTTAAAAGAAAAAATGAAAAAATATCATATAAAAGGATAA
- the ruvB gene encoding Holliday junction branch migration DNA helicase RuvB — MDRIVEIEKFSPDETYESSLRPSNFEGYIGQENIKKNLHIFINAAKKRGECLDHILFSGPAGLGKTTLANIIATEMGANIKTTAAPMIEKSGDLAAILTNLSEGDVLFIDEIHRLSPAIEEVLYPAMEDFRLDIIIGSGPAAQTIKIDLPKFTLIGATTRAGMLSNPLRDRFGMQFRLEFYKNEELALILQKAALKLNKNCEKEAALEIAKRSRSTPRIALRLLKRVRDFADVNDEEIISLKRAYEALNSLGVNELGFDSMDLRYLELLTTAKGKAMGLASIAAALSEDENTIEDVIEPYLLANGYIERTAKGRIASAKSYLALKLNYEKTLFED, encoded by the coding sequence ATGGACAGAATAGTAGAAATTGAAAAATTCTCCCCAGATGAAACTTACGAAAGCTCTTTAAGACCTTCAAATTTTGAGGGCTATATAGGGCAAGAAAATATTAAAAAAAATCTTCATATTTTCATTAATGCAGCAAAAAAACGCGGTGAGTGTTTAGACCATATCCTTTTTAGCGGACCGGCAGGACTTGGCAAAACGACCTTAGCCAACATTATCGCCACAGAAATGGGAGCAAATATCAAAACCACAGCCGCACCGATGATAGAAAAAAGCGGAGATTTAGCCGCAATTTTGACAAATTTAAGCGAAGGTGATGTGCTTTTTATCGATGAAATTCATCGTCTAAGCCCAGCCATTGAGGAAGTGCTTTACCCTGCAATGGAAGATTTTAGGCTTGATATTATCATAGGAAGCGGACCAGCTGCCCAAACCATTAAAATCGACCTACCAAAATTTACCCTCATCGGCGCAACCACAAGGGCAGGTATGTTAAGCAACCCTCTAAGAGACCGCTTTGGTATGCAATTTCGCCTTGAATTTTATAAAAATGAAGAATTAGCTCTCATCTTGCAAAAAGCAGCACTTAAGCTTAATAAAAACTGCGAAAAAGAAGCAGCACTAGAGATTGCCAAGCGTTCGCGCTCCACCCCACGCATTGCTTTAAGGCTTTTAAAAAGAGTTCGCGATTTTGCCGATGTCAATGATGAAGAAATAATAAGCCTTAAAAGAGCTTATGAGGCACTCAATTCTTTGGGGGTTAATGAGCTAGGATTTGATAGTATGGATTTAAGATATTTAGAGCTTTTAACTACTGCTAAGGGTAAGGCTATGGGACTTGCAAGTATAGCGGCAGCTTTAAGCGAAGATGAAAATACCATAGAGGATGTTATAGAGCCTTATTTGTTGGCTAATGGCTACATTGAACGCACTGCAAAAGGTAGGATAGCTAGTGCAAAAAGCTATCTAGCACTTAAGCTTAATTATGAAAAAACTTTATTTGAGGACTGA
- a CDS encoding AI-2E family transporter gives MKSGKIFLICFILVILSLLLYLFKSFLLVMAIAALMAVATSNLHAKFLSLTKQRKLLASTLTTSFMILLFFAPFIYTSIELAKALKNFDINLITQTLDYIKHYEFSLPSSLEFLEPKIKEFIAELDLNSLYRQALTYASSFTKSGAKFLMDMALICVFYFFANLYGTELVIYLKTIIPINKTELDEILGEVGNVMAVVLYSMIIVAIFQGALFGIIMFFYGYDGLLMGVIFAVSSLIPAVGGALVYVPVSLYTFASGNLSSAIVILIYSFIMISFVADTLIKPLIIKWINEKLVKTPTNINELLIFLAMIAGISSFGFWGIILGPAILTFFISTLRLYNILKDKNLI, from the coding sequence TTGAAAAGTGGGAAAATATTTTTAATTTGTTTTATTTTGGTTATTTTAAGTCTTTTGCTTTATCTTTTTAAAAGCTTTTTGCTTGTGATGGCAATAGCCGCTCTTATGGCTGTGGCGACTTCAAATTTACACGCTAAATTCTTAAGCCTTACTAAGCAAAGAAAGCTTTTAGCCTCCACACTTACAACCTCCTTTATGATTTTACTTTTTTTCGCACCTTTTATCTATACAAGCATAGAGCTTGCAAAGGCTTTGAAAAATTTCGATATTAACCTCATCACCCAAACTCTTGATTACATTAAACATTACGAATTTTCTCTGCCCTCTTCTTTGGAGTTTTTAGAGCCTAAGATTAAAGAATTTATCGCTGAACTTGATTTAAATTCGCTTTATAGACAAGCTCTTACTTACGCTTCAAGCTTTACAAAATCAGGAGCCAAATTTCTTATGGATATGGCTTTAATTTGCGTGTTTTATTTCTTTGCAAATCTTTACGGCACAGAACTTGTCATCTACTTAAAGACCATAATTCCCATTAACAAAACCGAGCTTGATGAAATTTTAGGCGAAGTGGGTAATGTTATGGCTGTGGTGCTTTACTCTATGATTATCGTGGCGATTTTCCAAGGCGCACTTTTTGGAATCATAATGTTTTTTTATGGCTATGATGGACTTTTAATGGGTGTGATTTTTGCGGTTAGCTCTTTAATCCCTGCTGTGGGTGGAGCTTTGGTTTATGTGCCTGTGAGCCTTTATACCTTTGCTTCTGGGAATTTAAGTAGTGCGATTGTGATACTTATTTATTCTTTCATAATGATTTCTTTTGTTGCTGATACACTCATTAAACCACTTATTATAAAGTGGATTAATGAAAAGCTCGTTAAAACCCCGACAAATATCAATGAGCTTCTTATCTTTCTTGCGATGATAGCTGGAATTTCAAGCTTTGGCTTTTGGGGGATTATTTTAGGACCTGCCATTTTAACCTTTTTCATTTCCACACTAAGGCTTTATAATATTTTAAAAGATAAGAATTTGATTTAA